A single Mixta calida DNA region contains:
- a CDS encoding ABC transporter permease: MSSKDLTLTPRPSLRHQLFEFLYKWGMVLTVILLIAAFGLASDSFLDPNNIINILRSIAIVTVIAVGVSISLTVGGFDLSVGSTASLANALVISLFVWYGFSTTEAIVVTLLLCTLVGLFNSLLIVVLRIPDMLATLATLFVVQGVAMTYSYGGSITENMVLPSGDMAEGAIPAAFGLLGQVPTIVIIMLAVTLAAQLALSLTKHGRRMYALGGNAEAARLSGIRTVRYRVLAYVLASLLAGLGGILLASRIGSSQVNAGGGYLMDAVAAAWIGFSLAGAGKPNALGTLLGAVILGVLQNGLVMLSVPYYAMDIIKGLVLALALAMTYFPRR, from the coding sequence GTGAGCAGCAAAGATCTGACCCTGACGCCGCGTCCGTCGCTGCGCCACCAGCTGTTTGAATTTTTGTATAAGTGGGGAATGGTGCTGACGGTGATCCTGCTGATCGCCGCCTTCGGCCTCGCCTCAGACAGCTTTCTCGACCCGAACAATATCATCAACATTCTGCGATCTATCGCCATCGTAACGGTGATCGCCGTCGGCGTGTCGATCTCGCTGACGGTGGGCGGCTTCGACCTCTCGGTCGGCTCCACCGCCTCGCTGGCGAACGCGCTGGTGATTTCGCTGTTCGTCTGGTACGGCTTCAGCACGACTGAGGCGATCGTGGTGACACTGCTGCTCTGTACGCTGGTGGGGCTGTTTAACAGCCTGCTGATCGTGGTGCTGCGCATTCCTGACATGCTGGCGACGCTGGCGACGCTGTTTGTGGTGCAGGGCGTGGCGATGACGTACAGCTACGGCGGCTCGATTACCGAGAATATGGTGCTGCCGAGCGGCGATATGGCGGAAGGCGCGATCCCCGCCGCATTCGGCCTGCTCGGCCAGGTGCCGACCATCGTGATTATTATGCTGGCGGTGACGCTGGCGGCGCAGCTGGCGCTGTCGCTGACCAAACATGGCCGCCGCATGTACGCGCTGGGCGGCAACGCCGAAGCGGCGCGTCTCTCCGGCATCCGCACCGTGCGCTACCGCGTGCTGGCCTACGTGCTGGCGTCGCTGCTGGCCGGGCTGGGCGGCATTCTGCTGGCGTCGCGCATCGGCTCTTCGCAGGTCAACGCAGGCGGCGGCTATCTGATGGATGCCGTGGCGGCCGCCTGGATCGGCTTCTCGCTGGCGGGCGCGGGCAAACCCAACGCGCTCGGCACACTGTTAGGCGCGGTGATCCTCGGCGTGCTGCAAAACGGGCTGGTGATGCTGTCGGTGCCCTATTACGCCATGGACATTATTAAAGGGCTGGTGCTGGCGTTGGCGCTGGCGATGACCTACTTCCCGCGCCGCTAA
- a CDS encoding sugar ABC transporter ATP-binding protein, whose amino-acid sequence MAALNCLEMRHISLSFSGFAALSQVDFQLEGGSVHALTGANGAGKSTLMAVLAGAHADYQGEILLDGQPVTLRSPRDAKRLGIHLVQQEVDVALVPQLSVAENIMLDRLSEPGLRYRWSEMRRQARELLAQLESPLPVNRLVERCTLAEKQQILLARALSHHCRFLILDEPTAPLDRHESERLFRVVRRLQQNGIGVVFISHRIQELKTICDRMTVLRDGHLVSSESMQALNAEQIVEKMLGHRLDDIYPPRRSLPPGDTVLEISGLHDDRLLQDIALTLRRGEVLGIAGLAGAGKSELCKALFGATRSRVASGRLHGAPWRPRSPHDAVARGVALVPEERRREGIFIDESVAMNLSVTADDSFSRWGIYGHRQAWRWAQQIIARLGIRTRGPQQPLRRLSGGNQQKVAIGKWLRNDAKVLIFDEPTKGVDIKAKTDLFNLIDGLAREGKAIIYASGEFSELVGLCDRICVLWDGRIVAELEASATDEETLLLYSTGGTPA is encoded by the coding sequence ATGGCCGCGTTGAATTGCCTGGAGATGCGTCACATCTCCCTCTCCTTTAGCGGCTTCGCCGCGCTCAGCCAGGTGGATTTTCAGCTGGAAGGCGGCTCGGTGCATGCGCTGACCGGCGCCAACGGCGCGGGAAAATCAACGCTGATGGCAGTGCTGGCTGGCGCGCATGCCGACTATCAGGGCGAGATCCTGCTCGACGGCCAGCCGGTGACGCTGCGTTCGCCGCGCGACGCGAAGCGCCTCGGCATTCATCTGGTGCAGCAGGAGGTGGACGTGGCGCTGGTGCCGCAGCTCAGCGTGGCGGAGAACATCATGCTGGATCGGCTGTCGGAGCCGGGCCTGCGCTATCGCTGGAGTGAGATGCGGCGTCAGGCGCGCGAACTGCTGGCGCAGCTGGAGTCGCCGCTGCCGGTCAACCGGCTGGTAGAGCGCTGCACCCTGGCGGAGAAGCAGCAAATTCTGCTGGCGCGCGCCCTCTCCCATCACTGTCGCTTCCTGATCCTCGACGAGCCGACCGCGCCGCTCGATCGGCACGAAAGCGAACGCCTGTTTCGCGTGGTGCGGCGCTTACAACAGAACGGCATCGGCGTGGTGTTTATCTCTCACCGCATTCAGGAGCTGAAAACCATCTGCGACCGCATGACGGTGCTGCGCGACGGGCATCTGGTGAGTAGCGAGTCGATGCAGGCGCTGAACGCAGAGCAGATCGTCGAAAAAATGCTGGGGCACCGGCTGGATGATATCTATCCGCCGCGCCGCAGCCTGCCGCCGGGAGACACGGTGCTGGAAATCAGCGGGCTGCATGACGATCGGCTGCTACAGGATATCGCGCTGACGCTGCGCCGGGGCGAAGTATTAGGCATCGCCGGGCTGGCGGGCGCGGGCAAAAGCGAGCTGTGCAAGGCGCTGTTCGGCGCCACCCGCAGCCGCGTCGCCAGCGGTCGCCTGCACGGCGCGCCCTGGCGGCCGCGCAGCCCGCACGACGCCGTCGCGCGCGGAGTGGCGCTGGTGCCGGAGGAGCGGCGGCGCGAGGGGATCTTTATTGATGAATCGGTGGCGATGAACCTGAGCGTCACCGCCGACGACAGCTTCTCCCGCTGGGGCATTTACGGCCATCGCCAGGCGTGGCGCTGGGCGCAGCAGATTATCGCGCGGCTGGGCATCCGCACGCGCGGGCCGCAGCAGCCGTTGCGCCGTCTCTCAGGCGGCAACCAGCAGAAAGTCGCCATCGGCAAATGGCTGCGTAACGACGCGAAGGTGCTGATTTTCGATGAGCCGACCAAAGGCGTCGATATCAAAGCCAAAACCGACCTGTTCAACCTGATCGACGGCCTGGCACGCGAAGGCAAAGCGATTATCTACGCCTCCGGCGAGTTTTCCGAGCTGGTTGGCCTGTGCGACCGCATCTGCGTGCTGTGGGACGGCCGCATCGTCGCCGAGCTGGAGGCCAGCGCCACTGATGAAGAGACCCTGTTACTTTATTCCACCGGAGGAACCCCTGCGTGA
- the pepD gene encoding beta-Ala-His dipeptidase — protein MSELSQLSPQPLWDIFAKICSIPHPSFHEEALAQHIISWSQEKGFWCERDQVGNILIRKPATPGMENRKPVALQAHLDMVPQKNNDTVHDFAKDPIQPYIDGEWVKARGTTLGADNGIGMASALAVLADDSVQHGPLEVLLTMTEETGMDGAFGLQPNWLQSEILINTDSEEEGEIYMGCAGGIDFTATLPLQREAVPAGYEHLRLTLKGLKGGHSGAEIHLGLGNANKLLARFLAAHARDFDLRLVDFNGGTLRNAIPREAFVTFALPTAKIDALKSAAMGYLATLQNELGMIEKNIALQTEPVAGDALALTAESRDRFIALLNSTPNGVIRNSDVAKGVVETSLNVGVVTMSEQEAKINCLIRSLIDSGKEYVVEMLTSLSELAGAQTLVKGSYPGWQPDASSPVMALVRETYQRLFNKTPNIQVIHAGLECGLFKKPYPDMDMVSIGPTITGPHSPDEQVHIGSVGLYWQLLTELLKAIPAK, from the coding sequence GTGTCTGAATTGTCTCAACTCTCTCCCCAGCCGCTGTGGGATATTTTCGCCAAAATCTGCTCCATCCCTCATCCCTCTTTCCATGAAGAAGCGCTGGCGCAACATATTATCTCCTGGTCACAGGAGAAAGGCTTCTGGTGCGAACGCGACCAGGTCGGCAATATCCTTATCCGTAAACCGGCCACGCCGGGTATGGAAAACCGTAAGCCGGTGGCGCTGCAGGCGCACCTGGATATGGTGCCGCAAAAAAATAACGACACCGTGCATGACTTCGCCAAAGACCCGATTCAGCCTTATATCGACGGCGAGTGGGTTAAAGCGCGCGGCACCACGCTGGGCGCGGACAACGGCATCGGTATGGCCTCGGCGCTGGCGGTGCTGGCTGATGACAGCGTGCAGCACGGTCCGCTGGAAGTGCTGCTGACCATGACGGAAGAGACCGGTATGGACGGCGCGTTCGGTTTACAGCCGAACTGGTTGCAGTCGGAAATTCTGATCAACACCGATTCCGAAGAAGAAGGCGAGATTTACATGGGCTGCGCCGGCGGCATCGATTTTACCGCGACGCTGCCGTTGCAGCGCGAAGCGGTGCCGGCCGGTTATGAGCATCTGCGTCTGACGCTGAAGGGGCTGAAAGGCGGCCACTCCGGCGCGGAGATCCATCTCGGCCTGGGCAATGCCAACAAGCTACTGGCGCGCTTCCTTGCCGCGCACGCGCGCGATTTCGATCTGCGTCTGGTTGATTTCAACGGCGGCACGCTGCGCAACGCCATCCCGCGCGAGGCGTTCGTCACCTTTGCGCTGCCGACGGCGAAAATCGACGCGCTGAAATCTGCGGCGATGGGTTACCTGGCGACGCTGCAAAACGAGCTGGGCATGATTGAGAAAAACATCGCGCTGCAAACCGAGCCGGTTGCAGGCGATGCGCTGGCGCTGACCGCTGAAAGCCGCGACCGCTTTATCGCCCTGCTGAACAGCACGCCGAACGGCGTGATCCGCAACTCCGACGTAGCGAAAGGCGTGGTGGAAACCTCCCTGAACGTAGGCGTGGTGACCATGAGCGAGCAGGAAGCGAAAATCAACTGCCTGATCCGCTCATTGATCGACAGCGGTAAAGAGTATGTGGTTGAAATGCTGACTTCGCTGAGCGAGCTGGCTGGCGCGCAAACCCTGGTGAAAGGCAGCTATCCCGGCTGGCAGCCGGACGCCAGCTCGCCGGTCATGGCGCTGGTGCGTGAAACCTATCAGCGTTTGTTCAATAAGACGCCGAACATTCAGGTGATCCACGCCGGTCTGGAGTGCGGCCTGTTCAAGAAGCCTTACCCGGATATGGATATGGTCTCTATCGGCCCCACCATTACCGGCCCGCACTCGCCGGATGAGCAGGTGCATATCGGCAGCGTCGGCCTTTACTGGCAGCTGCTGACGGAACTGCTGAAGGCGATTCCGGCGAAGTAA
- the gpt gene encoding xanthine phosphoribosyltransferase, giving the protein MSEKYVVTWDMLQIHARKLAQRLLPVEQWKGIIAVSRGGLVPAALLARELSIRYVDTVCISSYDHDHQREMNVLKRAEGDGEGFIVIDDLVDTGGTAQAIREMYPKARFVTIFAKPAGAPLVDDYVVDIPQNTWIEQPWDMGVAFIPPIVNR; this is encoded by the coding sequence ATGAGCGAAAAATACGTCGTCACCTGGGACATGCTGCAGATTCATGCCCGTAAACTGGCTCAGCGCCTGCTTCCTGTCGAACAGTGGAAAGGCATTATTGCGGTTAGCCGCGGTGGCCTGGTACCGGCCGCGCTGCTGGCGCGCGAACTCTCTATCCGCTACGTCGATACGGTCTGCATCTCCAGCTATGACCATGACCATCAGCGCGAAATGAACGTGCTGAAGCGCGCGGAAGGCGACGGCGAAGGCTTTATCGTGATTGACGACCTGGTGGATACCGGCGGCACCGCGCAGGCGATCCGCGAAATGTATCCGAAAGCGCGTTTCGTCACTATCTTCGCTAAGCCGGCCGGCGCGCCGCTGGTGGACGACTACGTGGTGGACATTCCGCAGAACACCTGGATCGAACAGCCGTGGGATATGGGCGTGGCCTTTATTCCGCCGATCGTCAATCGCTGA